The Penaeus vannamei isolate JL-2024 chromosome 13, ASM4276789v1, whole genome shotgun sequence genome window below encodes:
- the LOC113822983 gene encoding uncharacterized protein isoform X2, translating to MDNKSLLTQEKALSFLNKLGLENGLEKLQQNPCEFITDLIKAYQENVPFQCVTMVAQTAEERHVPTLEEIVDAGFSMQGGVCLTLNVFFCLLLRALGLKVDLLDGNYSAHGDDHSHVILLLSDLRFPADNYIIDVGNGFPSMEMIPLKELPVDHYHAGLEYRYEYSGGDVIRLHRAGDTTLDGENPVMRGEWRQVFHFTLRPVSFEYFQPHMERIYMDESCDFLQVLRAVRFPTESALVQKGLMAAAAGGKEGGGPAGDKRVVLAFKNQSLLAGPMDKDIKTRVGKDALAAKIKEFFPNIPADKVDMAVKKIAK from the exons ATGGACAACAAGAGCCTCCTGACACAAGAAAAGGCTCTGTCTTTCTTAAACAAGCTCGGGTTGGAGAATGGCCTTGAGAAACTTCAGCAGAATCCTTGCGAGTTTATTACGGACCTTATCAAAGCATATCAAGAAAATGTGCCGTTTCAA TGCGTGACCATGGTAGCCCAGACGGCAGAGGAGCGCCATGTCCCAACGCTCGAGGAGATCGTGGATGCAGGATTCAGCATGCAGGGCGGTGTTTGTCTCACGCTCAatgtcttcttttgtcttctcctgAGGGCGCTGGGTCTCAAGGTTGACCTGCTCGATG GGAACTACAGCGCCCACGGGGATGACCATTCTCACGTTATCCTCCTACTCAGTGACttaag GTTCCCAGCCGACAATTACATCATCGACGTGGGCAACGGTTTCCCCAGCATGGAGATGATCCCCTTGAAGGAGCTCCCAGTCGACCATTACCACGCTGGGCTGGAGTACAGATACGAGTACAGCGGCGGTGACGTCATCAGGCTGCACCGGGCTGGAGATACCACACTCGATGGAGAAAAT CCTGTGATGCGGGGCGAGTGGCGCCAGGTCTTCCACTTCACACTCAGACCCGTATCCTTCGAGTACTTCCAGCCGCACATGGAGAGGATTTACATGGACGAGTCCTGCGATTTCCTCCAGGTCCTCCGCGCCGTCCGCTTCCCCACTGAATCCGCACTCGTTCAGAAGGGATTAATGGCCGCTgcagctggagggaaggagggaggaggtcctGCTGGCGACAAAAGGGTGGTGTTGGCTTTTAAGAATCAGAGCCTCCTCGCCGGTCCCATGGACAAGGATATCAAGACGAGGGTGGGGAAGGACGCCCTGGCTGCCAAAATAAAGGAATTCTTCCCCAACATTCCTGCAGATAAAGTCGATATGGCGGTGAAGAAAATTGcaaaataa
- the LOC113822983 gene encoding uncharacterized protein isoform X1, which yields MDNKSLLTQEKALSFLNKLGLENGLEKLQQNPCEFITDLIKAYQENVPFQCVTMVAQTAEERHVPTLEEIVDAGFSMQGGVCLTLNVFFCLLLRALGLKVDLLDGNYSAHGDDHSHVILLLSDLRFPADNYIIDVGNGFPSMEMIPLKELPVDHYHAGLEYRYEYSGGDVIRLHRAGDTTLDGENVCCCPVDEEKPVMRGEWRQVFHFTLRPVSFEYFQPHMERIYMDESCDFLQVLRAVRFPTESALVQKGLMAAAAGGKEGGGPAGDKRVVLAFKNQSLLAGPMDKDIKTRVGKDALAAKIKEFFPNIPADKVDMAVKKIAK from the exons ATGGACAACAAGAGCCTCCTGACACAAGAAAAGGCTCTGTCTTTCTTAAACAAGCTCGGGTTGGAGAATGGCCTTGAGAAACTTCAGCAGAATCCTTGCGAGTTTATTACGGACCTTATCAAAGCATATCAAGAAAATGTGCCGTTTCAA TGCGTGACCATGGTAGCCCAGACGGCAGAGGAGCGCCATGTCCCAACGCTCGAGGAGATCGTGGATGCAGGATTCAGCATGCAGGGCGGTGTTTGTCTCACGCTCAatgtcttcttttgtcttctcctgAGGGCGCTGGGTCTCAAGGTTGACCTGCTCGATG GGAACTACAGCGCCCACGGGGATGACCATTCTCACGTTATCCTCCTACTCAGTGACttaag GTTCCCAGCCGACAATTACATCATCGACGTGGGCAACGGTTTCCCCAGCATGGAGATGATCCCCTTGAAGGAGCTCCCAGTCGACCATTACCACGCTGGGCTGGAGTACAGATACGAGTACAGCGGCGGTGACGTCATCAGGCTGCACCGGGCTGGAGATACCACACTCGATGGAGAAAATGTGTGTTGTTGCCCAGTCGATGAGGAGAAG CCTGTGATGCGGGGCGAGTGGCGCCAGGTCTTCCACTTCACACTCAGACCCGTATCCTTCGAGTACTTCCAGCCGCACATGGAGAGGATTTACATGGACGAGTCCTGCGATTTCCTCCAGGTCCTCCGCGCCGTCCGCTTCCCCACTGAATCCGCACTCGTTCAGAAGGGATTAATGGCCGCTgcagctggagggaaggagggaggaggtcctGCTGGCGACAAAAGGGTGGTGTTGGCTTTTAAGAATCAGAGCCTCCTCGCCGGTCCCATGGACAAGGATATCAAGACGAGGGTGGGGAAGGACGCCCTGGCTGCCAAAATAAAGGAATTCTTCCCCAACATTCCTGCAGATAAAGTCGATATGGCGGTGAAGAAAATTGcaaaataa